The genomic window CAGCACCATCCCGGGCATGAGCGGGACGCGGGGGACTCCCCTGGGCTCGAAATTCGGAATCTCGGGCTTTTCGTGGAGCTTTCGCCCTATGCCGTGACCAACAAACCGTCTTACAACACTCAGGCCATGTCCTTCAACATATTTTTGCACGGCCCGCGAAATATCGTACAAATCATTTCCGGCCACCGCCTGTTCGATGCCCTTGGCCAGCGAATCCCGCGTCACGTCCAAAAGCGCCGTACTGGCCGCGTCCACCTCCCCCACCGAGGCGGTGGTGGCCGCGTCGCCGTAAAAGCCGTCGTAGACCACGCCCATGTCGAAGCTGACCAGGTCGCCCTCGACCAGGACGCGATCCGACGGAAACCCGTGCACCACTTCCTCGTTGACCGAGCAGCACAAGGCGAAGGGAAACCCGTACATGCCCAGAAAGGCCGGCTTCACCTTGAAATCGTCGCATCGCTTGCGGGCGATTTCCTCAAAGAGCATCGTCTTGACACCCGGTCGCACCGCTTCCCGCAATTCGCCCAGGATGATGGCCACGATACGGCAGGCCTGGCGCATGGAAGCGATTTCGAGGTCGTTTTTGAGGTAGATCCCCCTGACCTTTTTCAATTTCTACTGCCTGCCCTTGATTCTCCCCTTCTGCATGAGGCCCTCATACTGCCGGGAGATC from Solidesulfovibrio sp. includes these protein-coding regions:
- the map gene encoding type I methionyl aminopeptidase, which produces MKKVRGIYLKNDLEIASMRQACRIVAIILGELREAVRPGVKTMLFEEIARKRCDDFKVKPAFLGMYGFPFALCCSVNEEVVHGFPSDRVLVEGDLVSFDMGVVYDGFYGDAATTASVGEVDAASTALLDVTRDSLAKGIEQAVAGNDLYDISRAVQKYVEGHGLSVVRRFVGHGIGRKLHEKPEIPNFEPRGVPRVPLMPGMVLAIEPMVTAGGPDVEVLSDNWTAVTKDRSLSAHFEHTVAVTRNGPRILSLPD